The region GGCTGGGCACATATCTTTAAAGTGTGTAGAATCAATCATTGTATTAGTTCTATCAGCTCTACAACCCTCTTCAAATATATTACAAAAGATATTTTTTTCTTTATGTACTACCGTGATTTCGCCACTAACTGTATTTGCTTCAAAAAAGTTAAAATTTTCTATGCCTGTTTTATCTTTGATAATTTGAGCTAATCTATCATATACTTGCTCTATAGTTTCATCATATTCTATTGTTTTTCTAAATTTATAAACATCTGAAAGTCTTTCAACAGTATTTTTTACATTTATTAGGTGGTCTTTATCCATTTTTCTTTGATTTTCTGAAAGGAAAATTGATATTTTTGCATCTATAGAATCTAAAGTAATCTCTAATTTTTCCAAAAATCCATTAATCCATGTTGATACATCTTCTGATTCTTTACCTTTAACTCCAATAATACGATATGAATAATCACCTTTTTGAGCTTTATTCATAACTTTTCTAATAGAATCAAAAAGGCTTAAAAATGGAGATATTATTATATTTAAGATGAAGATAATTACTACCATTAGTATTAAAGCGATGGTAATAGTGTTTGTCATAGTTTTTATACCAACTTGTTTAGACTCATCAATTGACATTTGAATAGTAATTGCACCCAATGTATCACCCTCATCGGCATTACTATGACATGAGATACAGTTTATTTTACCTGCACTTGTTGCATTATATGGAATAGTAATTCTATAATTACTTTCAGAAAAAATATTTTCATCTATGACTCTTTTTGTTTTCCCTGTACGTAATACTTCTTCATCTACACTATCTTTTACATGCTCATTAAGTAAGCCAACACCATAAAGTTCTATAACTTTTTGACCTCTACTTAACCAGATCTTATCAATGTTTGGGATGTTTTTTAATTGACTTAAAAATAACTCCCTATCATCAATAACGCCAGATACCATTTGAGAAGTTAAAGCATGCTCAACAGTCTTTGCAATAGCATGAGCTTTATCGTCAATAGATTTAATACCATACTCTCTAAAGTTGTATACCATATCTGCAGTTATAAGGATAAACATAAAACTTATAATTGAGATAACTAATAAAATAATTTTGTTTTTTGTTTTCATAGAATATTACTCATAATTTAAAAATAGATTTATTATATCAATAAAAAAATTAATTAAAGTTAATCTTAAGTTAAATTAGTGGAAAAATTAATTTTAATAATGTATTATTTCAATATGAAACAGTTTTTAGCATTAAAAGCAAGTGCAGGAAGTGGAAAAACTTTTGCCTTGACAGTACGATATATTTCCCTACTATTATTAAACGCAAAACCTAAAGAGATATTAACACTTACTTTTACTAATAAAGCGGCAAATGAGATGAGTGAGAGAATCTATAATACCTTACTTAACTTAGGTAATGATGAAGCTTATTTAAATGAAATATCTAAAGAATCAGGTTTATCAAAAGAGAGAATCTTAGAAAAAAAAGATAGATTGATAAACAATTATACAAATGCAACTTTATCTATTTTTACAATTGATAAATTTATAAATATGATATTAAGAGAGTTTTGCGGATATATTGGGATTAGTGATGATTTTGAGATAAAAGAGGATGATATTGAAAGCTTAAGTATTAAGTTTTTGGAATCTTTATCTTTAGAAGATTTTGATAAATTGGTTGATTTTCAAATCTATGAGAAGAAAAAATATAATTCACTTTTTGAGATATTCCAAAATCTTTTAGAAAAAAATGAAGAGATAGTAACAGTAAATATTGATGCAAGTCTTTTGGGCGTACAAAAGAAGAGTGTAGTTGATGAAGCATTAAAAATAAAAGAGTTTATACTAAACTGTCCTCAAGCATCAAATAGTGCAAAAAATGCAGTTGATTTTGAAACTTTTGAAGAGTTGATGTCTAAAGGGAAAACATGGCTTAGTAAAGATAGTGTGTTTGAGTTTTCATATTTTAAAAAATGTGCAAATGATTTACTTGAAACCTTCTTTTTAAATGTAAAAAAAGAGATGGCTGTATATTATAAGATTAGAGCTGGTTATAGTATCAGCAAGCTGTTTGAATTGTATAGATTATTTAAAGAGTATAAATTTAAATATAACAAATCAAAAAACTATTTACACTTTAGTGATATTTCAAATTTAACCTATGAATTACTTTCAAAAAAAATTGATAAAGACTTTTTATATTTTAGATTAGATTCAAAATTTTCACATATATTAATTGATGAGTTTCAAGATACCTCTTTACTTCAATATAAAATTTTACAACCTTTAATTGAAGAGATATTATCTTCAAGTGAATTTAAAACATTTTTCTATGTTGGAGATACAAAACAATCTATTTATAGATTTAGAGGTGGGAAAAGGGAACTTTTTGATTATGTACTTAAATCAAATAAACAAGTTGAAGTTGAGATTTTAAATACAAATTATCGTTCTTGTGAAAACATAGTAAATTTTGTAAATACAAGTTTTTCAAAACTTCCATCTTATGAGTACCATGACCAAATGTCATTGCATAAAGATGGATATGTTGAGGTTTTAGAAGATGAAGCTTTATTAGAAGAGGACAAATATGAAAATATAGCAAAAAAGATTTCATCCTTAATGCAAAGTGGTGTAAATAGTAATGATATCGCAATATTAACTTATACAAATGATGATGTATTAAATATCTATTCATATTTAAAAAAGATGTTTCCAAGTTTGAAAATATCTACAGAGATGACTTCAAAACTTATAAATCAAGAAAATGTAAAAGCTTTGATAAATATGGTTAAGTATCTTTATTTTCAAGAAGAGATTTATAAAGAGAATGTAAATGCAATATTGGGAAAAGCACCTGCATCAAAACTTGAAATAAAAGTTGACATAAAAAGATATAGCTTGCAAGAGGTTCTTTACAGTATTTCAAATCTATTAAATATAGTTGATGATAATGTTATAAAACTTATAGAATTGAGTAATCAATATAAAAATATTATTGATTTTATTTATGAGATAGATAAGTTGGATGCTTCAATAGAAAACTCAGAACAAATAGGTTTACAAATACTTACCATATTTAAATCAAAAGGTTTAGAGTTTCATACTGTTATATTACTTGATAGAATTAAACAAAAAAATGCTGACAAAAGCTCATTACTTTTTGAATATGATGAGGTAAATCTAAAAAATATCTATTATAAAATATCTGGTTTAGAAAACTATAATGAGGATTATAAAAAAGCGTTAGAAAAAGAAAAAGCTCTAAATTTTGAAGATGAATTAAATATTTTATATGTTGCTTTAACAAGGGCAAAAAAGAATCTTATAGTGCATAAGAAAAATCATAAAAGTTCAGTTTTTAATCTTATAGATTTGGTAAAAAGTGAAATTGGACAAATTCAAATTAGTGACAATAAAACAAAAAACTATGAAAAAAGTGAAAAGGTTATATATAAACCTTTAAATTTAGGTTTACAAGATAAACCAGTAAAAAAAGATGATGATGACAAAGAGTATTCTTTGTATTCAAGATATTATGGGATAGCTACACACTATTGTCTTGAGATGATGAATAAGTTTGATGAGGTTTCATTAAAATATGCATTAAATCTTACAAAAAACAGATATTCAAGCTATTTAGTTGATAAAGATTTTGTTAGTATTGAACAAAGAATAAATTATCTAATTCAACACAAAGAGTTTAAACAAATAGTTGAGGGTGCCAATTTTAATAAAGAGCAATCTTTACTTTATAACAAAGAGTTGAAGATAATCGATTTATTGGCTATAAAAGATGATACCTATTATATCTTTGATTATAAGACTACCCAAAATGAATTGCCAGAGCATGAAATACAAGTAAAAACTTATAAGAAAGCCATAGAAGAGATTTCAGGTGGCAAAAGAGTTTTTACTTTTATTATCTATTTAAAAGAGAATGAAGCTATTTTAAAAAAACTTATATAAAATACCTAATAGAAGCGAAACCAAAAGCTTTTGCTTTTTTTATCTCTTCTATTTGAGTGTCTGTAATAATTCCACCCAAAGCAATAATATTTAAATCTTCATATATTTTAACTGCTTCTTTTAAGTTACTTATACCTTTTGGCTCACCTTTGTTTGGTGTGTTATAAATAGGTGAATAAGTTACTGCATTTACATGAAATTTTAATGCCAAGTCAAGCTCTTTATAGTTGTGACAAGAGATAATTGTATATAGATCTAAACTCTTAGCCTCTTTGATTTTATCAAACTGTGTTGAGTTTAGATGAACTCCATTTGCACCTAAGTTATATGCTAATTCAATATTACTATTGATTAAGATTTTTTCTATATTGTTCTGTTTGCAAACATCTACAAATATAGAAGCTAACTCTTCTATATTTTCTGATTCTTTATCTCTAAAGCAAGCTATATTAACATCTTTAGATTTTAGTGCTTTTTCTAAATTTTTTTTGAAAAGTGTTGGATTGTTTGAATAATATTTTGGATCAGTTATCAAATAACTAATAAAATCTTCATCCATTTGTAAACCTCTATATTAAATATTTTAAAGATTTTATTATAGTTTTTATTAAAAAGAGGGCATAAAAAAAGGGGAAAGAAAATCTTTCCCCTTTTTTGTTAGTCAAACTAGTTTCTAGTGACCTTCTTCTTCCATCATAATAGATCCTGCAATATATACATATGTTAGGATACTGAAAATAAATGCTTGTAAGAATCCAAATGCAGTTAACATAAAGAAACCTGCCATTGGTAATAACCATGGAACTAACATTAAAAGTACCATAGTAAACATATCATCACCTTTTATCGAACCAAAAAGTCTGAATGATAATGAAATAATTCTTGATAAGTGAGAAATTATTTCAATTGGGAACATTAATGGAGCAAGTACAGGCATTGGACCCATAAAGTGTTTGAAATAGTTTACAAAACCATTCTTTTTAATACCTAAGTAGTTATAGTAAACAAATACAATTAGAGCTAAACTAAGTGTAAAGTTGATATTAGCAGTTGGAGATTCAAATCCTGGGATAATACCTAACATATTACTAAAGAAAATAACTAACGCTAATGAACCAATTAATGGTAAATATCTTCTTGCGTTTTGTTCTCCCATTGTATCAGCACCCATGCTGATAATTCCACCAATAAATGCTTCTAAAAGATTTTGTGAACCAGTTGGTACTAGTTGCATTTTTTTAGTAGCAGCTCTTGAAAGTAAAAAGATAACTCCAATTACTATTGCAAAATGTGATAAGATAAGCCATTCTTGACCGTGCCCACCAATTGCACCTAAGAATGTAAACAGTCTTCCTTCCATTGTCTTCCTTTTATGATTTCTTTCTTTGACTAAAATATCAGATATTATATATTTTATTTTCTAAATATTTTATAAATGTGTACTATAAAATTTATATTTGTTTATATCTGTAACCATTTTGTTTCAATTTTTCCCTTATCTCTTTTTGGTGCTCTTCACCTTTTGTTTCTAAAGAAATAGTTATGTGAGCCTCTCCAAAGTCCAGTTTTACCGAATCTCTATCGTAATCTATTTGAACTATGTTAGCTGCACAATCTTTAAATATTTCAGATAATTCTGTAAGTGAACCTGGTTTGTCTCTTAAAGTAACAATTAGATTCATTTTTCTATAAGATTTAACTAAACCTTTTTCAATAATTTGTGAAAGCATAGTAACATCAATATTTCCTCCACTAATAACTGCACAAACTTTTGAATCTTCTATTTCAACTTTTTCGTGTAAGATTGCTGCTGTTGAAACTGCACCTGCTCCTTCAACTACAAGTTTATGTTTTTCTAGTAAAAATAAAATAGCATTTGCTATTTCATTATCTGTTACTTCAACAATATGGTCAACATAATCTATAATGATCTCTAAAAGTTTTGGATTTACATCTCTAACTGCAATACCATCTGCAATTGTTCTAACTGAAACAGAATCAATTGGCATTTGTGATTTGTATGATTCTTTCATCCCTGGAGCACCAGCTGCTACAACTCCAATAATCTTAATATCTGGGTTTATTGCTTTTGCTGCTATTGCAATTCCTGAGATTAGACCTCCACCACCAATTGGTACAATTAGTTGTTTTAAATCTGGAATTTGTTCTAAAATCTCCAAGGAGATTGTTCCTTGACCCGCTATTACTTCATCATCTGCAAAAGGGTGAATAAATTCACTATTGTTTTCTTGGCAAAATTTCATTGAAGCTTCGTATGCTTCATCAAAGTTTTCACCTGTTAAAACAACATTGGCACCATAA is a window of Halarcobacter sp. DNA encoding:
- the ilvA gene encoding threonine ammonia-lyase gives rise to the protein MITLSDIKEAKSNLENVAENTPLTRAPILSKTFNSEIYLKKENLQLTGSFKLRGAFNRIAKLSEEKRKKGVVAASAGNHAQGVAFSAQYFGCEATIFMPEATPLTKVSGVKSYGANVVLTGENFDEAYEASMKFCQENNSEFIHPFADDEVIAGQGTISLEILEQIPDLKQLIVPIGGGGLISGIAIAAKAINPDIKIIGVVAAGAPGMKESYKSQMPIDSVSVRTIADGIAVRDVNPKLLEIIIDYVDHIVEVTDNEIANAILFLLEKHKLVVEGAGAVSTAAILHEKVEIEDSKVCAVISGGNIDVTMLSQIIEKGLVKSYRKMNLIVTLRDKPGSLTELSEIFKDCAANIVQIDYDRDSVKLDFGEAHITISLETKGEEHQKEIREKLKQNGYRYKQI
- a CDS encoding RecB-like helicase encodes the protein MEKLILIMYYFNMKQFLALKASAGSGKTFALTVRYISLLLLNAKPKEILTLTFTNKAANEMSERIYNTLLNLGNDEAYLNEISKESGLSKERILEKKDRLINNYTNATLSIFTIDKFINMILREFCGYIGISDDFEIKEDDIESLSIKFLESLSLEDFDKLVDFQIYEKKKYNSLFEIFQNLLEKNEEIVTVNIDASLLGVQKKSVVDEALKIKEFILNCPQASNSAKNAVDFETFEELMSKGKTWLSKDSVFEFSYFKKCANDLLETFFLNVKKEMAVYYKIRAGYSISKLFELYRLFKEYKFKYNKSKNYLHFSDISNLTYELLSKKIDKDFLYFRLDSKFSHILIDEFQDTSLLQYKILQPLIEEILSSSEFKTFFYVGDTKQSIYRFRGGKRELFDYVLKSNKQVEVEILNTNYRSCENIVNFVNTSFSKLPSYEYHDQMSLHKDGYVEVLEDEALLEEDKYENIAKKISSLMQSGVNSNDIAILTYTNDDVLNIYSYLKKMFPSLKISTEMTSKLINQENVKALINMVKYLYFQEEIYKENVNAILGKAPASKLEIKVDIKRYSLQEVLYSISNLLNIVDDNVIKLIELSNQYKNIIDFIYEIDKLDASIENSEQIGLQILTIFKSKGLEFHTVILLDRIKQKNADKSSLLFEYDEVNLKNIYYKISGLENYNEDYKKALEKEKALNFEDELNILYVALTRAKKNLIVHKKNHKSSVFNLIDLVKSEIGQIQISDNKTKNYEKSEKVIYKPLNLGLQDKPVKKDDDDKEYSLYSRYYGIATHYCLEMMNKFDEVSLKYALNLTKNRYSSYLVDKDFVSIEQRINYLIQHKEFKQIVEGANFNKEQSLLYNKELKIIDLLAIKDDTYYIFDYKTTQNELPEHEIQVKTYKKAIEEISGGKRVFTFIIYLKENEAILKKLI
- a CDS encoding thiamine phosphate synthase, producing MDEDFISYLITDPKYYSNNPTLFKKNLEKALKSKDVNIACFRDKESENIEELASIFVDVCKQNNIEKILINSNIELAYNLGANGVHLNSTQFDKIKEAKSLDLYTIISCHNYKELDLALKFHVNAVTYSPIYNTPNKGEPKGISNLKEAVKIYEDLNIIALGGIITDTQIEEIKKAKAFGFASIRYFI
- a CDS encoding GGDEF domain-containing protein; translation: MKTKNKIILLVISIISFMFILITADMVYNFREYGIKSIDDKAHAIAKTVEHALTSQMVSGVIDDRELFLSQLKNIPNIDKIWLSRGQKVIELYGVGLLNEHVKDSVDEEVLRTGKTKRVIDENIFSESNYRITIPYNATSAGKINCISCHSNADEGDTLGAITIQMSIDESKQVGIKTMTNTITIALILMVVIIFILNIIISPFLSLFDSIRKVMNKAQKGDYSYRIIGVKGKESEDVSTWINGFLEKLEITLDSIDAKISIFLSENQRKMDKDHLINVKNTVERLSDVYKFRKTIEYDETIEQVYDRLAQIIKDKTGIENFNFFEANTVSGEITVVHKEKNIFCNIFEEGCRADRTNTMIDSTHFKDMCPACHTCDKYNYFCIPYSISNELDLIISIFTESEKEIERVQNLTPYIQDYVDVAKTVIVSKKLMHILEKNAQTDALTGLFNRKYLEDIVPKITAQTNRLEIEYGILMLDIDFFKIINDTYGHEIGDNAIKIVAEILNDNIRESDIAIRYGGEEFMILLYNCDEESIIEVAQKIRMNFSKAEIPTGGMATVRKTLSIGVSMYPKDTDDIKEAIRFADLALYKAKNNGRNTVVRFTKSIFELQNKSK
- a CDS encoding F0F1 ATP synthase subunit A is translated as MEGRLFTFLGAIGGHGQEWLILSHFAIVIGVIFLLSRAATKKMQLVPTGSQNLLEAFIGGIISMGADTMGEQNARRYLPLIGSLALVIFFSNMLGIIPGFESPTANINFTLSLALIVFVYYNYLGIKKNGFVNYFKHFMGPMPVLAPLMFPIEIISHLSRIISLSFRLFGSIKGDDMFTMVLLMLVPWLLPMAGFFMLTAFGFLQAFIFSILTYVYIAGSIMMEEEGH